One Chroicocephalus ridibundus chromosome 26, bChrRid1.1, whole genome shotgun sequence genomic region harbors:
- the DMPK gene encoding myotonin-protein kinase yields the protein MAAPPGRRERLRALALGRGALGLEGLLDLLVGLAGGLRHRLRRRDPPADSDTDSDSERHVRDFLSWAEPVVARVQELQLQRSDFEILKVIGRGAFSEVAVVRMKESGQIYAMKIMNKWDMLRRGEVSCFREEREVLARGDQRWITRLHFAFQDPQCLYLVMEYYVGGDLLTLLSKFGDRLPLAMARFYLAELVMAIDSVHRLGYVHRDIKPDNILLDRWGHVRLGDFGSCLKLGPDGTVRSSVAVGTPDYLSPEILLAVEDPGRSYGPECDWWALGVLAYEMFFGHTPFFAESVLETYAKILHFQDHLHLPDDPDPPAGGGEASGGGVAGAAGAWPRVPAPARALVRGLLCAREERLGRGGARDFRRLPLFAGLRWAALRRSAPPFAPAAAGAADTSNFDVLDDCLSQPEPLGEPWDPPELGLHLPFVGYSYARGDSEEEEEEEEDEEDEDEEWDQDLAMELEGDWGTPPETGSPPGVGTPPAIGTPPSHRDPPEQGDTSASPQPPPNIRAPPSYGGPSIPGPPPPKKGPPHPWVPLNPRPPPPQKGASPPVGAPEADGTPPQKGASPSVGAPEAEGPPPPKRGLPTRGCP from the exons ATGGCGGCGCCCccggggaggcgggagcggctgcgggcgctggcgctggggcggggggcgctggggctggaggggctgctggacctgctggtggggctggcgggggggctgAGGCACCGGCTGAGGCGACGGGACCCCCCCGCCGACAGCGACACCGACAGCGACAGCGAGAGACACGTCCGGGACTTTCTGAGCTGGG CGGAGCCGGTGGTCGCCCgggtgcaggagctgcagctgcagcgAAGCGACTTCGAGATCCTGAAAGTGATCGGCCGCGGGGCCTTCAGCgag GTGGCGGTGGTGCGGATGAAGGAGTCGGGGCAGATCTACGCCATGAAGATCATGAACAAGTGGGACATGCTGCGGCGCGGGGAg gtgtcctgTTTCCGGGAGGAGCGGGAGGTGCTGGCACGGGGGGACCAGCGCTGGATCACCCGCCTCCACTTCGCTTTCCAGGACCCCCAGTGCCTG TACCTGGTCATGGAGTACTACGTGGGGGGGGACCTCCTGACCCTGCTCAGCAAATTTGGGGACCGGCTGCCCCTCGCCATGGCCCGCTTCTACCTGGCCGAGCTGGTGATGGCCATCGACTCCGTCCACCGCCTGGGCTACGTCCACCG GGACATCAAACCTGACAACATCCTCCTGGACCGCTGGGGCCACGTCCGCCTCGGGGACTTCGGCTCCTGCCTCAAGCTGGGGCCTGATGGCACC GTGCGCTCCTCGGTGGCGGTGGGGACGCCGGATTACCTGTCCCCCGAGATCCTGCTGGCGGTGGAGGACCCCGGCCGCTCCTACGGCCCCGAGTGCGACTGGTGGGCGCTGGGGGTCCTGGCCTACGAGATGTTCTTCGGCCACACGCCCTTCTTCGCCGAGTCCGTCCTGGAGACCTACGCCAAGATCCTCCACTTCCAG GACCACCTGCACTTACCGGATGACCCGGACccgccggcgggagggggcgAGGCCTCCGGCGGGGGCGtggccggcgcggcgggggcgtgGCCGCGGGTGCCGGCGCCGGCGCGCGCGCTGGTGCGCGGGCTGCTGTGCGCGCGGGAGGAGCGGCtggggcggggcggcgcgcgcGACTTCCGGCGGCTGCCGCTCTTCGCGGGGCTGCGCTGGGCCGCGCTccgccgctccgccccgcccttcgcccccgccgccgccggcgccgccgaCACCTCCAACTTCGACGTGCTGGACGACTGCCTCAGCCAGCCG GAGCCCCTGGGGGAGCCGTGGGACCCCCCCGAGCTGGGGCTGCACCTCCCCTTCGTGGGGTACTCGTACGCCCGCGGAGACTCCGA ggaggaggaggaggaggaggaagatgaggaagatgAGGATGAGGAGTGGGACCAGGACCTGGCCATGGAACTGGAGGGGGACTGGGGGACCCCCCCGGAGACGGGGAGCCCCCCAGgcgtggggacccccccggccatagggaccccccccagccatAGGGACCCCCCCGAGCAGGGGGACACCTccgcctctccccagcccccccccaacatcAGGGCCCCCCCCAGTTATGGAGGTCCCTCCatcccagggccccccccccccaaaaaggggccTCCCCACCCGTGGGTACCCCTGAACCcgaggcccccccccccgcaaaaaggGGCCTCcccacccgtgggtgcccccGAAGCCGATGGGACCCCCCCACAAAAAGGGGCTTCCCCATCCGTGGGTGCCCCCGAAGCcgagggccccccccccccaaaaaggggcctccccacccgtgggtgcccctga